One genomic window of Pseudomonadota bacterium includes the following:
- the murJ gene encoding murein biosynthesis integral membrane protein MurJ, producing the protein MSDNKRQIIRAAGIVSSATFASRILGFVRDMVIARFLGTSFTADAFFVAFRIPNLLRRLFGEGSLTASFIPVFSRYLAADKRQEARDIAQTALTLVSIILVLVTIAGIIFSPLLVKLIAPGFQHNPDKFQLTVFLNRIMFPYILLIGLVALSMGILNSVEHFFAPALAPVLLNVCMITAICLLSQPLENPPLALAIGVVLGGITQLAFQVPFLHRAGFSLIPKYHFRHPAIRDIMKLMGPSLVGLAITQITIFVNTLLASFLVDGSISFLYYSDRLVQFPLGIFAVALGTAILPTLSKQAHGEQWADFSQTFSLAIRGLLFITLPAMAGLIVLSKPIIYVLFQRGHFDAHSTIMVSQTLIAYTCGLWAYAALRIIVPTFYSLQDAATPVKVGGIALVINIIVALALMFPLKHIGLALATAISSAANFLILLFLLFRKKQQQVKIRGIMKPLIQALAASGIMTASLLMLTKLPWFAISYSHQLLDAGKLIALIAAGGVIYALSSLALGSREMAAMAALIRKKIR; encoded by the coding sequence ATGAGCGATAATAAACGGCAAATTATCCGGGCCGCCGGCATCGTCAGCAGTGCAACCTTTGCCAGCCGGATTCTCGGTTTTGTCCGGGATATGGTTATTGCTCGTTTTCTGGGTACCAGTTTTACCGCCGATGCCTTTTTTGTCGCCTTCAGAATTCCCAACCTGCTCCGCCGGCTTTTTGGCGAGGGCTCACTGACCGCCTCTTTCATCCCGGTTTTCAGCCGTTATCTGGCGGCAGATAAAAGACAGGAAGCCCGTGACATTGCCCAGACTGCACTTACCCTGGTCTCCATCATCCTCGTCCTGGTAACCATTGCCGGGATCATTTTTTCACCATTGCTTGTTAAATTAATTGCCCCCGGATTCCAGCACAACCCCGACAAATTTCAGCTCACTGTTTTTCTCAACCGCATCATGTTCCCTTACATCCTGCTCATCGGCCTGGTGGCGTTGTCCATGGGAATCTTGAATTCCGTTGAACATTTCTTTGCCCCGGCCCTGGCGCCGGTATTGCTGAATGTCTGTATGATCACTGCCATCTGCCTGCTCAGTCAGCCCCTGGAAAACCCGCCGCTGGCCCTGGCCATTGGCGTTGTGCTGGGAGGGATTACCCAACTGGCCTTTCAGGTGCCATTTTTACACCGGGCGGGGTTTTCTCTGATTCCCAAATATCATTTCCGTCATCCGGCAATCAGGGATATCATGAAACTCATGGGACCGTCACTCGTGGGCCTGGCCATCACCCAGATCACCATCTTTGTCAATACCCTGCTGGCTTCATTTCTGGTTGATGGCAGCATTTCTTTTCTCTATTATTCCGACCGGTTGGTCCAGTTTCCCTTAGGTATTTTTGCCGTCGCTTTAGGCACGGCAATCCTGCCAACGTTAAGCAAACAGGCTCATGGCGAGCAGTGGGCTGATTTTTCGCAAACCTTTTCGCTGGCAATTCGGGGATTGTTGTTCATCACCCTGCCGGCCATGGCCGGGCTGATTGTCTTAAGCAAACCCATCATCTATGTACTTTTTCAACGGGGTCATTTCGATGCCCATTCAACCATCATGGTCTCCCAGACACTGATTGCCTACACCTGCGGATTGTGGGCCTACGCCGCCCTGCGTATTATTGTGCCGACATTTTATTCACTTCAGGATGCCGCTACACCAGTGAAAGTCGGGGGAATCGCCTTAGTAATAAATATTATTGTTGCCCTGGCATTGATGTTCCCGCTCAAGCATATCGGCCTGGCCCTGGCGACTGCCATCTCAAGTGCTGCCAATTTTCTTATTCTCCTCTTCCTTCTATTCAGGAAAAAACAGCAGCAAGTGAAAATCAGGGGAATAATGAAACCCCTGATACAGGCACTGGCGGCATCAGGAATTATGACCGCATCGTTATTAATGCTGACAAAACTTCCCTGGTTTGCCATCAGTTATAGCCATCAGTTGCTAGATGCCGGGAAATTAATCGCCTTGATTGCTGCCGGCGGAGTGATATATGCTCTCAGTTCTCTGGCCCTGGGAAGCCGGGAAATGGCCGCTATGGCCGCTCTGATCCGAAAAAAGATACGATGA